In Takifugu flavidus isolate HTHZ2018 chromosome 13, ASM371156v2, whole genome shotgun sequence, the following are encoded in one genomic region:
- the tmem138 gene encoding transmembrane protein 138, whose amino-acid sequence MLQTGNYSLVLLIQLTLLAFDLFVNSFSELLREEPVIQLVLFIIQDLAILFNAIIILLMMFNTYIFQVGLVFLLLERFRALLMASAVYLTLSICFHCWVLNLRWLDSNRFVWTDGLLSLFVFQRTAAVLYYYLYKRTALYMGDPRLYEDSRWLRDAFTRTRQ is encoded by the exons ATGCTTCAGACCGGTAACTATTCCCTGGTGCTCCTGATCCAGCTGACGCTGCTGGCCTTTGACCTCTTTGTCAACTCCTTCAGTGAACTCCTGAGAGAAGAGCCCGTCATCCAACTAGTGCTGTTCAT CATCCAGGATTTAGCCATCTTATTCAACGCGATCATCATTCTACTGATGATGTTCAACACCTACATCTTCCAGGTCGGccttgtgttcctgctgctggagaggtTCAGGGCTCTGCTCATGGCTTCAGCCGTTTACCTGACCCTCAGCATCTGTTTCCACTGCTGGGTGCTG AACCTCCGATGGCTCGATTCAAACCGTTTTGTTTGGACAGATGGCCTCCTGtccctttttgttttccagagaaCAG CGGCAGTGCTGTATTACTATTTATACAAGCGCACAGCTTTATATATGGGAGACCCCAGGCTATACGAGGACTCCAGGTGGTTGCGCGACGCCTTCACCAGGACTCGCCAGTGA
- the tmem258 gene encoding transmembrane protein 258, which produces MELEAMTRYTSPVNPAVFPHLTVVLLAIGMFFTAWFFVYEVTSTKYTRDVYKELLISLVASLFMGFGVLFLLLWVGIYV; this is translated from the exons ATG GAGCTCGAGGCAATGACGAGATATACCAGCCCGGTGAACCCGGCTGTGTTCCCCCACCTGACTGTCGTCCTGCTGGCCATCGGCATGTTCTTCACCGCCTGGTTTTTTGT CTATGAGGTGACATCAACAAAGTACACTAGAGATGTGTACAAAGAGCTCCTGATCTCCCTCGTGGCTTCGCTTTTCATGGGATTTGGTGTGCTGTTCCTCTTACTTTGGGTTGGCATCTATGTATGA